CATCCGCCAGATGCCGCTGCAAACTGCGCAAACTCAAGTACAGCGCCTGGGCAATCCGCTCGGCACTCGGCTCGCCATCGGGCAGTTGCGCCTCGATGGCCGCGCGCACCTTGCGCTCCCAGGTCAGCGGTTGCAGTTGCGCCAGGGTGCGTTTGAGCACGGTTTCGTTGTGTTCGGCCAGTTCCGGGTTGGCGTCGTCCAGGTGGCTGTCGAAATCGCTGGCGGCGAATTCGAGGCGGTCTTCCTCGGCGCCGAAAAACACCGGTGCGCGGAACACCGTGTGCCAGGGCTTGGGGTCGGCGGGTTGCGGGCGCCGCAGGTAAACCGCCAGCGGCGCATAGTCGCGGCCCAGGCGATTGCGGCACGTGCGCACATAGATCGCGGCAAACGCATCGATAGCTTCCAGCGCCGGCGCCGGGCTGCCTGGCGGTTGCAGCAGGCGAAAGCGGTAGCGCTCGCCATCGCCGCTGAGTTCCAGGCTCGGGGCATCGCTGACCACCTGGTGATACCGCACGATGCGCTCGAACACCTCGCGCAGGCTGCCGCTCGCCACCAATGCATAACCCAGCGCATGAAAGGTGGTCGGGCTGACAAACCGCGACACCCGCAACCCGATGGCCGGATCGCCGCTGGCCTGCACCGCCAGTTCCCACAGGCGCGTGGTGGCCGACAGCGGGTAACGCGCGTTGGGGTCGTCCATCTGCTGCGGATCAAGCCCGGCCTGGGCGCACAGCGCGGCGCTGTCGAGGCCCAGGGCATCGAGCTGCTTGCGCAGGGCGCGGGTCCAGCTGGCGAGGGAAGTCGGTTCGGTCATGGCGATTGGCGCTTGCGGTCAACAGGTTGGCGTGTGGGGCTAGCGTCCTGCAAGAAGCCCTGGTGCAGGATGTAACCCTCAATGAATAAGAGGATGGGAGCATGGACGGTACTTCTGCAAGTCCCCAGCAGATGAACGCGCAACAGCGTTCGGCGCATATCCGTGAAGTGGTGCTCGCCGAAGGCGTGCGCTTGCGTCGCCGGCACCCGTGGTTGCAGCATCAGGACGCCCTGGGCGCGGGCATCCTGGCCTTTGCCCTGCTCGGCATGATCGGCTCGGCGGCGCTCTATATCAGCGGTCATATGGCCTGGTGGACCTGCCTGCTGCTCAATGCGTTCCTGGCCTCACTGACCCACGAGCTGGAACACGACCTGATCCACAGCATGTACTTTCGTAAACAGCGCGTGGCCCACAACCTGATGATGGGCCTGGTGTGGCTGGCGCGGCCGAGTACCATCAACCCGTGGATCCGTCGGCACCTGCACCTCAATCACCACAAGGTCTCCGGCACCGAGACCGATATGGAGGAACGTGCGATCACCAACGGCGAGCCCTGGGGCCTGGCGCGGTTGCTGATGGTGGGCGATAACGTGATGTCGGCGTTTATCCGCATGCTGCGCGCCAAGACCTGGGGCCACAAACTCAAGATCCTCAAGCGCTCGCTGCTGGTCTACGCACCTTTGGCGCTGCTGCATTGGGGCGCGTGGTATATCTTCCTCGGCTTCCATGCCGCCAACGGCATCGCCAGCCTGCTGGGCACGCCGATCGACTGGTCCACCGGCACCTTGCAGATGATGCAGGTGATCGACATCGCCGCCGTGGTGATCATCGGCCCCAATGTGCTGCGCACCTTTTGCCTGCACTTTGTCAGCTCCAACATGCACTACTACGGCGATGTGGAACCGGGCAATGTGATCCAGCAAACCCAAGTGCTGAACCCGTGGTGGCTGTGGCCGTTGCAGGCGTTCTGCTTCAACTTCGGCAGCACCCACGGGATTCACCATTTTGTGGTGAAGGAGCCGTTCTACATCCGCCAGATGACGGCCAAGGTGGCACATAAGGTCATGGCCGAGATGGGCGTGCGCTTCAATGATTTCGGCACGTTTGCGCGGGCCAATCGGCTTGAGCCCATGGCGTCGCCCCAGGCCCGGCTCAATCCGGCTGAAACGGCGACGCGCTGAGCACCACGCCGGTTTCGTCGACGTACTGCTGCCAGTGGCCGATCAACGTGGCGAGCTTGTCCGGATGACTCAAGGCCAGGTCGTGGATTTCGCCGGGATCCTGGCCCAGGTCATACAGTTGCCAGGTCGCCGGGCCCACCGGGCCGGGGATGTACAGGGCTTTCCACTGGCCCTGGCGAATCGCGCGGCGGCCGAACAGTTCCCAGCCGGTTACGGTGTTGTCGTCGTGCACCTGGGCGGTCTCGCCAGAGAGGAAGCCCAGCCACGACTTGCCCCGCAGCGGCGCCACCGGCTTGCCACGCCATTGTTTGCCCGGATGGCGCACGCCGGCCAGGTCGAGGATGGTCGGCGTGATGTCCATCACCGTGCCGAAACCATGGCTGATACGACCTTTGAGCGACAACTGCGGATAGTGCACCAGCGCCGGCACGCGAATCCCGCCCTCGGTGGTGAACGCCTTGAACAACCGCGACGGCGCCGTCGCCACCTGCGCCCATGACGGGCCATACCAGACATAGGAATTGGCGCGGCCGATATTGTCCAGGCTGTTGTCGTAATGCTGGTTGAGGTAGGTGAGCAACTGCGGCCCGAACTTGGGGAACGCCTCCAACAGCGCACCTTCGGCGCCGTTGTCGGACATGAACACAATGAAGGTATTGTCCAACTGCCCCTGCTGGCGCAGGTAATCCACCACTCGGCCGATGTTCCAGTCCATGCGCTCGACCATCGCCGCATACACCTCCATGGCCCGCGCCGAGACCTGGCGCTGTTCGTCGCTCAAGGCGGCCCACTGGGTGTTCAGTTCGATCAACGGATGGGGTTCGACATTGGCGTCGATCAGCCCCAATGCCTTGAGTTTTTCCAGGCGTTCCAGGCGCAGCACTTCGGGGCCGGCGTCGTAGCGGCCACGGTACTTCTCGACGATGTCCGCAGGCGCCTGCAACGGCCAGTGCGGCGCGGAAAACGGCAGGTAGGCGAAGAACGGCCGGGCCTGGTCGCGCTCCTTGAGATAGTGCAGCAGCTTGTCGCCGAAGGCATCGGAGGAATAGAAATCCTTGGGCAATTGCTCCACGAACCGGTCGTCTTCGATGTACAGCGCCGGGGTGGATTTGAGCAGGCCCGGGGTGTCGTCGTTATAGGTCGGTTCGAAGCCGTAGTGGTTGGCCGCCCCCGGCAGCAGCGAGAACGAACGCTCGAAACCGCGGGCGTGGGGCGCCAGTTCGGCGGTCAGGCCCAGGTGCCACTTGCCGCTCATCAGTGTCTGATAACCGGCCTCGCGCAGCAGCTCCGGCAGTGCCACCACCTTGTCATTCAAGTAGCCCTCGTAGCCGGGCTTGCCGATCAGCTCCGGGGTCAGTGCCTCGGCCATGGTGCCGATACCGGCGATATGGTGGTCGGTGCCGGTGAGCAGCATCGAGCGGGTAGGCGAGCACGTCGGGGCAGTATGGAAGTCGGTCAGGCGCAGGCCGTTCAGGGCGAGTGCGTCCAGGTGCGGCGTGGAAATTTCCCCGCCAAACGCACCGAGGTCGGAGAAGCCCATGTCATCGGCCAGGATCACGAGAAAATTGGGACGTTGCGGCATCAAGGCACTCCTCATCAGCAGGCGGTTTTTCAGCAGGCGATAAACGCCAGTGGCAGGTCGCGGATCTGTTCGCGCGCGGGCGGCTGGTAATGGCCGTCGCTGGTCAGTTCATGCAGCAACTCCTCACGCAGCTGGTGGAATTCGAAACTGCTGCGCTGGCGCGGGTGGGGCAGGGCAATCTCGACGACCTGCTTGATCCGCCCCGGCCGGGGCTCCATCACCACCACGCGGTCGGCGAGGAAAATCGCTTCCTCCACATCGTGGGTCACCAATACCGTGGTGATTTTGGCGCGGGCGCGGATCGCCAGGAGTTCGTCCTGCATCTGCTGGCGGGTCAGGGCGTCGAGGGCACCGAAGGGTTCGTCCAGCAGCAGAATGCGCGGGCTGGCCACCAGGCCGCGGGCAATCGCCACCCGTTGCGCCATGCCGCCGGACAGTTGGTGCGGATAGGCGCGGGTGAAGTCGGTGAGGCCGACCAGCTCGATAAAATCGCTGATGCGCCGATTGCGCTCTGCTTCGCTCAGTGGCTCGTTGACCAGGCCCAGGCCGATATTTTCCGCCACGGTGAGCCAGGGGAACAGACGATGTTCCTGGAACACGATGCCGCGCTCGCCGCCGATGCCGCTGACCGCTTTGCCGTCGACGCGGATCTCGCCGCGAAACTGCGTATCGAGCCCCACCAGCAAACGCAGCAGGGTGGATTTGCCGCAGCCGCTGGAGCCGACAATCGCGACGAATTCGCCTTCGGCAATCTCCAGGTTGAATTCGCGGATGGCTTCCAGCTCGAAGCCGTCGACGTCGAAGGTCTTGCCCACAT
This genomic window from Pseudomonas marginalis contains:
- a CDS encoding AraC family transcriptional regulator, which codes for MTEPTSLASWTRALRKQLDALGLDSAALCAQAGLDPQQMDDPNARYPLSATTRLWELAVQASGDPAIGLRVSRFVSPTTFHALGYALVASGSLREVFERIVRYHQVVSDAPSLELSGDGERYRFRLLQPPGSPAPALEAIDAFAAIYVRTCRNRLGRDYAPLAVYLRRPQPADPKPWHTVFRAPVFFGAEEDRLEFAASDFDSHLDDANPELAEHNETVLKRTLAQLQPLTWERKVRAAIEAQLPDGEPSAERIAQALYLSLRSLQRHLADEGCRFDALLNECRENLALLHLRDPQCSLAEISHLLGFADTSSFNRAFKRWTGMTPGQFRDGLR
- a CDS encoding fatty acid desaturase; translation: MDGTSASPQQMNAQQRSAHIREVVLAEGVRLRRRHPWLQHQDALGAGILAFALLGMIGSAALYISGHMAWWTCLLLNAFLASLTHELEHDLIHSMYFRKQRVAHNLMMGLVWLARPSTINPWIRRHLHLNHHKVSGTETDMEERAITNGEPWGLARLLMVGDNVMSAFIRMLRAKTWGHKLKILKRSLLVYAPLALLHWGAWYIFLGFHAANGIASLLGTPIDWSTGTLQMMQVIDIAAVVIIGPNVLRTFCLHFVSSNMHYYGDVEPGNVIQQTQVLNPWWLWPLQAFCFNFGSTHGIHHFVVKEPFYIRQMTAKVAHKVMAEMGVRFNDFGTFARANRLEPMASPQARLNPAETATR
- a CDS encoding arylsulfatase yields the protein MPQRPNFLVILADDMGFSDLGAFGGEISTPHLDALALNGLRLTDFHTAPTCSPTRSMLLTGTDHHIAGIGTMAEALTPELIGKPGYEGYLNDKVVALPELLREAGYQTLMSGKWHLGLTAELAPHARGFERSFSLLPGAANHYGFEPTYNDDTPGLLKSTPALYIEDDRFVEQLPKDFYSSDAFGDKLLHYLKERDQARPFFAYLPFSAPHWPLQAPADIVEKYRGRYDAGPEVLRLERLEKLKALGLIDANVEPHPLIELNTQWAALSDEQRQVSARAMEVYAAMVERMDWNIGRVVDYLRQQGQLDNTFIVFMSDNGAEGALLEAFPKFGPQLLTYLNQHYDNSLDNIGRANSYVWYGPSWAQVATAPSRLFKAFTTEGGIRVPALVHYPQLSLKGRISHGFGTVMDITPTILDLAGVRHPGKQWRGKPVAPLRGKSWLGFLSGETAQVHDDNTVTGWELFGRRAIRQGQWKALYIPGPVGPATWQLYDLGQDPGEIHDLALSHPDKLATLIGHWQQYVDETGVVLSASPFQPD
- a CDS encoding ABC transporter ATP-binding protein; protein product: MNAPIVSFNHVGKTFDVDGFELEAIREFNLEIAEGEFVAIVGSSGCGKSTLLRLLVGLDTQFRGEIRVDGKAVSGIGGERGIVFQEHRLFPWLTVAENIGLGLVNEPLSEAERNRRISDFIELVGLTDFTRAYPHQLSGGMAQRVAIARGLVASPRILLLDEPFGALDALTRQQMQDELLAIRARAKITTVLVTHDVEEAIFLADRVVVMEPRPGRIKQVVEIALPHPRQRSSFEFHQLREELLHELTSDGHYQPPAREQIRDLPLAFIAC